Proteins encoded by one window of Archaeoglobus veneficus SNP6:
- a CDS encoding Mut7-C RNAse domain-containing protein, whose amino-acid sequence MRSEESGKGELKFICDRMLGKLATWLRIAGYDTLYVGSIEVDGNEDTYMVHNHKDRILLTKDRELYRRAISAGRRALLIKSNSVAGQMKEVMALGVKFEPVMNRCSVCNALLRKPTKEEAREVVEREKLGDDILERYELWYCEKCRKLYWMGSHWRNMLRFLEGLKSEN is encoded by the coding sequence TTGAGGAGTGAAGAGAGCGGAAAGGGGGAATTAAAGTTCATATGCGACAGAATGCTCGGAAAACTCGCAACGTGGTTGAGAATAGCTGGCTATGACACGCTGTACGTTGGCAGTATTGAAGTAGATGGGAACGAGGACACGTACATGGTTCACAACCATAAGGACAGAATTCTACTAACGAAGGACAGAGAACTGTACAGGAGAGCCATTTCAGCTGGAAGGCGTGCTCTCCTTATAAAATCCAACAGCGTTGCAGGGCAGATGAAGGAAGTGATGGCGCTGGGCGTAAAGTTCGAGCCGGTAATGAACAGGTGTAGCGTCTGCAACGCTTTGCTGCGAAAACCCACCAAAGAGGAGGCGAGAGAAGTAGTTGAAAGAGAAAAACTCGGAGATGACATACTCGAGAGGTACGAGCTGTGGTACTGCGAGAAGTGCAGGAAGTTATACTGGATGGGCAGCCACTGGCGAAACATGCTGCGTTTTC